In the Mauremys mutica isolate MM-2020 ecotype Southern chromosome 13, ASM2049712v1, whole genome shotgun sequence genome, one interval contains:
- the DBNDD2 gene encoding dysbindin domain-containing protein 2 isoform X1 yields MSGPGAHSQSRRLPSDMEHGQRGLEPEQMQQQLKLRDRQKFFEEVFQHDVDFFFPMSHLQIEHRRPPLGSISSMEVNVDMLEQMEMMDLSDQDTMDVFLSCGTEDNNVAGLLPEPSHYQEEITLQVPNAAEIKSRISSTSSVSTDLNSLDTSEEGTETPVVQSDEDEPQEDSPEVQAARS; encoded by the exons CTGACATGGAgcatgggcagcggggactggaGCCAGAGCAGATGCAGCAGCAGCTCAAGTTACGTGACAGGCAGAAGTTCTTTGAGGAGGTTTTCCAGCATGATGTGGATTTCTTCTTCCCTATGTCCCACCTGCAGATAGAGCACAGGAGAC CTCCGCTGGGCAGCATTTCCTCCATGGAGGTGAATGTGGATATGCTGGAGCAGATGGAGATGATGGACCTTTCTGACCAGGACACCATGGACGTGTTTCTCAGCTGTGGGACAGAGGATAACAATGTTGCTGGTCTCCTGCCAG AGCCCAGCCACTACCAGGAGGAAATCACCCTGCAAGTGCCCAATGCAGCCGAGATCAAATCTCGGATCTCGTCCACATCCTCCGTCTCCACAGACCTGAACAGCCTGGACACCAGTGAGGAGGGGACCGAAACCCCCGTGGTGCAGTCGGATGAGGACGAGCCCCAGGAGGACAGCCCTGAAGTGCAGGCGGCCAGAAGCTAG
- the DBNDD2 gene encoding dysbindin domain-containing protein 2 isoform X2, translated as MEHGQRGLEPEQMQQQLKLRDRQKFFEEVFQHDVDFFFPMSHLQIEHRRPPLGSISSMEVNVDMLEQMEMMDLSDQDTMDVFLSCGTEDNNVAGLLPEPSHYQEEITLQVPNAAEIKSRISSTSSVSTDLNSLDTSEEGTETPVVQSDEDEPQEDSPEVQAARS; from the exons ATGGAgcatgggcagcggggactggaGCCAGAGCAGATGCAGCAGCAGCTCAAGTTACGTGACAGGCAGAAGTTCTTTGAGGAGGTTTTCCAGCATGATGTGGATTTCTTCTTCCCTATGTCCCACCTGCAGATAGAGCACAGGAGAC CTCCGCTGGGCAGCATTTCCTCCATGGAGGTGAATGTGGATATGCTGGAGCAGATGGAGATGATGGACCTTTCTGACCAGGACACCATGGACGTGTTTCTCAGCTGTGGGACAGAGGATAACAATGTTGCTGGTCTCCTGCCAG AGCCCAGCCACTACCAGGAGGAAATCACCCTGCAAGTGCCCAATGCAGCCGAGATCAAATCTCGGATCTCGTCCACATCCTCCGTCTCCACAGACCTGAACAGCCTGGACACCAGTGAGGAGGGGACCGAAACCCCCGTGGTGCAGTCGGATGAGGACGAGCCCCAGGAGGACAGCCCTGAAGTGCAGGCGGCCAGAAGCTAG